One window of Chryseobacterium sp. JJR-5R genomic DNA carries:
- a CDS encoding ExbD/TolR family protein, with amino-acid sequence MARVKPKRHGVVTDMTAMCDVAFLLLTFFILTTQFKKPDVEQIKPPSSISEKLLPDASLMTINATPDGKFYFQPVENASERVQLLENMGKKYGVTFDNNEKVAFQKVQAIGVPMNQLKSYLDLPDDEQKNFKSPTGIPMDSTNKQLVDWVKESLSVNPEYKLAIKGDVTTEYPKVKSLFEGLRDIDFLKFWLITSQEGKPNE; translated from the coding sequence ATGGCGAGAGTCAAACCAAAAAGACATGGAGTAGTTACGGATATGACGGCGATGTGTGACGTTGCATTCCTACTGCTTACATTCTTTATCTTGACCACTCAGTTTAAAAAACCTGACGTGGAGCAGATCAAACCGCCATCTTCAATATCAGAGAAGTTACTTCCTGATGCCAGCTTGATGACCATCAACGCTACTCCGGACGGGAAATTTTATTTTCAACCGGTAGAAAATGCATCAGAGAGAGTACAGCTTTTAGAAAATATGGGTAAAAAGTACGGTGTTACTTTTGACAATAACGAGAAAGTTGCATTTCAGAAAGTACAGGCTATTGGGGTTCCTATGAACCAACTCAAGAGCTATCTTGATTTGCCAGATGACGAGCAGAAGAATTTCAAGAGTCCTACAGGGATTCCTATGGATAGTACAAATAAGCAATTAGTGGATTGGGTAAAAGAAAGTTTAAGCGTGAATCCTGAATACAAGTTAGCGATTAAGGGTGACGTTACTACTGAATATCCAAAAGTTAAAAGCCTGTTTGAGGGTTTAAGAGATATTGATTTTCTTAAATTTTGGTTGATTACATCACAAGAAGGTAAACCTAATGAATAA
- a CDS encoding acyltransferase has protein sequence MQDITKNNFDFLRVLLAFIVFVGHLGALSASEELKIFEKSPVEVAVFGFFIVSGFLIARSYDRSSSLKSYLKKRIKRIVPAYLLVVFLCAILLSLVSTLPFKEYFSNPQVYKYLFWNSMFLNFQAPWLPGVFGNQAVNGALWTLKVEMCYYFSVPLLFMFFGKNNKYRNISLMVIYFLSLVYLNYFESLDKISLSKQIPGVLCYFIPGMLIYFNFDKFIRHKNILFLIAVVTVWIDLIFDIKLFSPMMIGIIVLYIAYSLKFLNNFGKYGDFTYGIYIFHFPIIRVFTTLGLFKDYNPFFMAFVCMLVVIAVGVSSWHLYEKKFL, from the coding sequence ATGCAAGACATTACGAAAAACAACTTTGACTTCTTACGTGTTCTTCTCGCTTTTATCGTTTTCGTAGGACACCTGGGAGCACTGAGTGCCTCTGAAGAACTTAAGATTTTCGAGAAAAGTCCTGTAGAAGTTGCCGTTTTCGGCTTTTTTATTGTCAGTGGATTTCTTATTGCCAGAAGCTATGACCGGTCTTCAAGTTTAAAAAGCTATTTAAAAAAGAGGATCAAAAGAATTGTCCCTGCTTACCTGCTGGTTGTTTTTCTATGTGCCATCTTATTAAGCCTCGTCAGCACACTTCCTTTTAAAGAATATTTCAGCAATCCCCAAGTTTATAAATACCTGTTCTGGAATTCTATGTTTTTAAATTTCCAGGCACCATGGCTTCCCGGCGTTTTCGGCAATCAGGCGGTGAACGGTGCACTCTGGACCCTTAAGGTAGAAATGTGCTATTATTTTTCCGTTCCGCTGCTGTTCATGTTTTTCGGCAAAAACAATAAATACAGGAACATCAGTTTAATGGTCATTTATTTCCTGTCACTGGTTTATCTAAATTATTTTGAATCCCTGGATAAAATTTCACTGTCTAAGCAGATTCCCGGAGTACTGTGTTATTTCATACCCGGAATGCTGATCTATTTTAATTTTGACAAATTTATCCGGCATAAAAATATCCTGTTCCTCATTGCTGTTGTGACAGTCTGGATTGATCTGATTTTCGACATTAAGCTTTTCTCTCCGATGATGATCGGCATTATTGTTCTTTATATTGCTTATTCCCTCAAATTCCTGAACAATTTCGGAAAATACGGAGACTTTACCTACGGGATTTATATTTTCCATTTTCCTATCATCCGGGTTTTTACCACTCTGGGACTTTTTAAAGACTACAACCCTTTTTTCATGGCATTTGTCTGCATGCTGGTGGTTATTGCAGTAGGCGTCAGCTCTTGGCACCTGTATGAGAAAAAATTTTTATAA
- a CDS encoding MotA/TolQ/ExbB proton channel family protein produces the protein MEMNVSKNDEQLVARKAGGLNPAVIIPIILAIGICIYLFVLGSPGNFKDADKLGAASVAFSDVEGKDIHPDSFLGIIYKGGVIVPILITFMLTVVVFSFERYFVLSKAAGKGNLDNFVVQVRSLLNQNKVDEALEECDRQQGSVGNVVKEGLTTYKALSHDTTLNKEQKMVALNKAIEEATTLEMPMLEKNMMILSTLGTVATLIALLGTVIGMIKAFFALGSGGGTPDAAALSTGISEALINTALGIGTSAIAIMLYNYFTSKIDGLTYKIDEIAMSIQQSFAEFN, from the coding sequence ATGGAAATGAATGTTTCAAAAAATGATGAGCAATTAGTTGCTAGAAAGGCGGGAGGTTTAAATCCAGCTGTTATTATTCCTATCATCTTAGCTATAGGAATTTGTATTTATTTATTCGTCTTGGGAAGCCCGGGGAACTTTAAAGATGCTGACAAGTTAGGTGCAGCGTCTGTAGCTTTCTCCGATGTTGAAGGAAAAGACATTCACCCGGATTCGTTCTTAGGAATTATCTACAAAGGAGGGGTAATTGTACCGATCTTGATTACGTTCATGCTTACGGTAGTGGTTTTCTCTTTTGAAAGATATTTCGTGCTTAGCAAAGCTGCCGGAAAAGGTAACCTAGACAACTTCGTTGTACAGGTAAGAAGCTTGCTGAACCAGAACAAAGTTGATGAAGCTTTAGAAGAGTGCGACAGACAGCAGGGTTCTGTTGGTAATGTAGTAAAAGAAGGTCTTACGACTTACAAAGCTTTGTCTCATGACACAACATTAAACAAAGAGCAGAAAATGGTTGCGCTTAACAAAGCGATCGAAGAAGCGACAACGCTTGAAATGCCAATGCTTGAGAAAAACATGATGATCCTTTCTACACTAGGTACTGTTGCAACCCTAATTGCACTGCTTGGAACGGTAATCGGGATGATCAAAGCATTCTTTGCATTAGGTTCAGGAGGTGGTACTCCGGATGCAGCTGCGCTTTCTACCGGTATTTCCGAAGCCTTGATCAACACGGCATTAGGTATTGGTACTTCAGCAATCGCGATCATGCTTTACAACTACTTTACTTCTAAAATTGACGGACTGACTTATAAGATCGATGAGATCGCAATGAGCATCCAGCAGTCTTTCGCTGAATTCAACTAA
- a CDS encoding substrate-binding domain-containing protein, translating to MKDNFKIIMLFLFSIIATACKKEEKSPSYHKGEMTILTDESFKSVTEALAEGYMINYPETKIKVVSKKEDLGFLDLLKDKARIVVMSKDLSAEEIKSYEEQVDLKFLPAKFAADAVIFVVPKDSPKESISMAEIEQGMQSEGKEFIFDGANSSNLNFIAQKLKKQPKDLKYSIIPGSKNIIEELNKYPGKIGVIGLNTFSRPYDKESEQLKSMVKILPVEYKGKQYTAGAENLRTMNYPFTRVLYFLTNEGNFNLANGFIRYSCTQLGQMIVEKEGLQPYNIYRREVQMR from the coding sequence ATGAAAGATAATTTTAAAATTATAATGCTGTTTCTCTTCAGTATCATAGCAACAGCCTGTAAAAAAGAAGAAAAATCCCCGTCTTACCATAAAGGAGAAATGACGATTCTTACCGATGAATCCTTTAAAAGTGTTACCGAAGCATTGGCAGAGGGATATATGATCAATTATCCTGAAACCAAAATTAAGGTAGTCTCCAAAAAAGAAGATCTAGGCTTTTTGGATCTGCTTAAAGACAAAGCCAGGATTGTGGTCATGTCAAAAGATTTGTCAGCAGAAGAAATAAAATCATACGAAGAACAGGTGGACCTGAAATTCCTGCCTGCGAAATTTGCTGCAGATGCCGTTATTTTTGTTGTTCCGAAGGACTCACCTAAAGAAAGTATTTCAATGGCTGAAATAGAGCAGGGAATGCAATCTGAGGGTAAAGAATTTATTTTTGACGGAGCCAATTCAAGCAATCTGAATTTTATAGCGCAGAAGCTTAAAAAGCAGCCTAAAGACCTGAAGTATTCTATTATTCCCGGAAGTAAGAATATCATTGAAGAACTTAATAAATATCCCGGTAAAATCGGTGTAATCGGTCTCAATACATTCAGCCGCCCGTATGACAAGGAATCTGAGCAGCTGAAAAGCATGGTTAAAATTCTGCCGGTTGAATATAAAGGCAAACAATATACTGCAGGTGCCGAAAACCTGCGCACCATGAATTACCCTTTCACCAGGGTTCTGTATTTTTTAACAAATGAAGGGAATTTTAATCTGGCAAACGGATTCATCAGGTATTCCTGTACACAGCTCGGACAAATGATCGTGGAAAAAGAAGGCTTGCAGCCTTATAATATTTACAGAAGGGAAGTACAAATGCGTTAA
- a CDS encoding lipocalin family protein gives MKKLALLFAGLSLFVATGCDNNDDNNTIEYPIVGTWQPIKKVVTSVPIGGTPVSDGISFDTACQKTSRWVFKEGSAGKRTDNGDSATPGTCQPNFDRNFTYTYDRESKAIQVKYQGIVEPGKGKVTLLNETTLNISFEDTTDPTEFHSETFTLKRIPQ, from the coding sequence ATGAAGAAATTAGCATTACTGTTTGCAGGCTTATCATTATTCGTTGCTACCGGATGTGATAACAATGACGATAATAATACCATAGAATATCCTATTGTCGGGACATGGCAGCCTATAAAAAAAGTGGTGACAAGTGTTCCTATAGGAGGCACGCCTGTGTCCGACGGTATTTCTTTTGACACTGCGTGCCAGAAAACATCAAGATGGGTATTTAAGGAAGGTTCAGCAGGTAAAAGGACAGATAACGGCGACAGTGCAACCCCGGGAACATGTCAGCCTAATTTCGACAGAAACTTCACCTATACCTATGACAGGGAGAGTAAGGCGATTCAGGTTAAATACCAGGGAATCGTAGAGCCGGGTAAAGGAAAGGTAACCTTGCTTAATGAAACTACTTTAAATATCTCTTTTGAAGATACAACAGACCCTACTGAATTTCATTCTGAGACCTTTACATTGAAAAGAATACCTCAATAA
- a CDS encoding C4-dicarboxylate ABC transporter, with translation MMFNWLSLITGLFYIVLGIVVMLYKFFFTVLEPGIAYALGTLLILYGIFRIYRAVTRIKDAGDER, from the coding sequence ATGATGTTCAATTGGTTATCCCTGATTACGGGATTGTTTTATATCGTTCTGGGAATTGTAGTAATGCTTTATAAGTTTTTCTTTACAGTTCTGGAACCGGGTATTGCGTATGCACTGGGTACCCTGCTGATCCTGTACGGGATCTTCAGAATTTACAGGGCGGTAACAAGAATTAAAGATGCAGGAGATGAAAGATAA
- a CDS encoding ExbD/TolR family protein: MAEVQVQEKGAKGGKVRSKKQSTRVDMTPMVDLGFLLITFFMFTTTFSKPNVMDLGLPAKPKDETKKPPPTEIKLSNSISLLLGKDNKIFWHQQDNTSLTDQTLSETSFDREGIRKIIEQAKARAADRTKFTVIIKPTDDAVYKNFVDILDEMAITKSEQYGVTDLKPWEKAIYDKKVGNSGAPAATATK, from the coding sequence ATGGCAGAAGTACAAGTACAGGAAAAAGGCGCCAAAGGCGGGAAGGTACGTTCCAAGAAACAGAGTACCAGAGTCGATATGACTCCGATGGTGGACTTGGGTTTTCTATTGATTACCTTCTTTATGTTCACAACTACATTCTCTAAACCGAATGTGATGGATTTGGGTCTTCCGGCTAAACCGAAAGATGAAACTAAAAAACCACCTCCGACAGAAATTAAGCTTTCAAATTCCATCTCTTTATTGTTGGGAAAGGACAATAAGATTTTCTGGCACCAGCAGGACAACACGTCTTTAACGGACCAGACGCTTAGTGAAACTTCTTTCGACAGAGAAGGAATCAGAAAGATTATTGAGCAGGCAAAAGCAAGAGCGGCAGATAGAACCAAATTTACGGTGATTATCAAACCTACTGACGATGCTGTATATAAAAACTTTGTTGATATACTTGATGAAATGGCCATTACAAAGAGTGAGCAGTACGGAGTTACTGATCTTAAGCCTTGGGAAAAAGCCATTTATGATAAAAAAGTAGGGAACTCCGGAGCTCCTGCAGCAACGGCAACAAAGTAA
- a CDS encoding deoxyuridine 5'-triphosphate nucleotidohydrolase translates to MEYSKEFKAALSAFSGLEKDRLIFRLLKKDPLLSKKLYFELIDPETTDDKRNAMEEHIREKVYMASKYIGNPKYFLTIIRKISGEITEHVKITTDKFGDVSLNLLLIDTILTHHEDLSRQRFDNVYKLYLYLINKTVRSLLLIKKLDEDYWMEFDEQLEGLKEKVLKNHYLSKLFTNNEIDFNWLRTENIPDHFDLIIKEIKSQGFLR, encoded by the coding sequence ATGGAATACTCCAAAGAGTTTAAAGCTGCATTAAGCGCATTTTCAGGCTTAGAAAAGGACCGCCTTATCTTCAGGCTGTTAAAAAAAGACCCGCTGCTGTCTAAAAAACTATATTTTGAACTGATTGATCCTGAAACTACGGATGACAAGAGAAATGCCATGGAAGAACACATCCGGGAGAAAGTATACATGGCTTCGAAATACATCGGCAACCCCAAATATTTCCTGACCATCATCCGGAAAATAAGCGGGGAAATCACGGAGCATGTTAAAATAACCACCGATAAATTCGGAGACGTATCTCTTAATTTGCTGTTGATTGATACAATCCTGACCCATCATGAAGACCTCAGCCGGCAGCGGTTCGATAATGTCTACAAGCTCTACCTTTACCTCATCAACAAAACGGTAAGGTCATTGCTTCTGATTAAAAAACTGGATGAGGATTACTGGATGGAATTTGATGAGCAGCTGGAAGGCCTGAAGGAAAAAGTACTTAAGAATCATTATTTATCAAAGCTTTTTACCAATAATGAAATTGATTTCAACTGGCTCAGGACAGAGAACATCCCTGATCATTTTGACCTGATCATTAAAGAAATAAAGAGCCAGGGTTTCTTACGATAG
- a CDS encoding energy transducer TonB, with protein MANENAYDPNLTLDEIVFENRNKEYGAYDLRNQYPRLLTKSFIVGTALFLVAALSPFIYLTIKRLTEPPKQEVQADLINILEDDPIIEQPKEEEPPPPPPPKEEEKIEVIQNVVPEPVKAPKIETPPPPISKQLETQTGLVAQEGVKAPAYTPPPPPPSTGTRTSTAEVKPQVNENQVYTEVEQTAEFPGGINSFRNKVSSNFDGSAMNGDEGTVKTEITFVVERDGSITDVKASGGNSDFNSEAIRTIKSIKNKWTPAKINGQSVRYRFRLPLTMNFEG; from the coding sequence ATGGCAAACGAAAATGCATACGATCCTAATCTTACCTTAGATGAGATTGTATTTGAAAATAGAAACAAAGAGTATGGTGCATACGATTTAAGAAATCAGTACCCTAGGCTTCTGACCAAATCTTTTATTGTTGGAACGGCATTATTCCTTGTTGCAGCTTTGTCTCCTTTTATTTATCTTACGATCAAGAGACTTACTGAACCTCCTAAGCAGGAAGTACAGGCTGATTTAATTAATATCCTTGAGGATGACCCGATTATCGAGCAGCCGAAAGAAGAAGAACCACCTCCGCCACCTCCTCCAAAAGAAGAAGAGAAAATTGAGGTGATCCAGAATGTTGTTCCGGAGCCCGTAAAAGCTCCTAAGATTGAAACGCCGCCGCCGCCGATTTCCAAGCAGTTGGAAACACAGACCGGTCTGGTAGCACAGGAAGGGGTAAAAGCTCCGGCTTATACACCGCCGCCGCCGCCGCCATCTACCGGTACAAGAACTTCAACCGCTGAAGTTAAGCCACAGGTAAATGAAAACCAGGTATATACTGAAGTAGAACAGACTGCGGAATTCCCTGGAGGGATTAATTCCTTCAGAAATAAAGTTTCAAGTAACTTTGACGGTTCTGCGATGAACGGAGACGAAGGTACGGTGAAAACTGAAATCACTTTCGTAGTAGAAAGGGACGGAAGTATCACAGACGTTAAGGCTTCCGGAGGAAATTCAGATTTTAATTCTGAAGCAATCAGAACGATCAAATCCATCAAAAACAAATGGACTCCTGCTAAAATAAACGGGCAGTCCGTACGTTACAGATTCAGATTACCTCTGACGATGAATTTTGAAGGTTAA
- a CDS encoding glycosyltransferase family 2 protein: MKDLVSIITPSYNSAEFIEETIQSVLNQTYEHWEWLITDDLSRDQTVEILRKYNDPRIKLQVLEQNGGAGNARNKSLERAQGRYIAFLDSDDYWYPEYLQTMTAYMKENGAELVYCNYSRCDEHTMQPILKDFLADKIVTFSNLLKTCRLAPVSTVYDTKRVGKFFFPVKSKREDHVMWLNLLKEIPEGYPVQKTMAKYRMRENSVSRNKKNIIKDQYLVYKDFMGFSTVTSLYYTANWALNGFLKYSKIFN, translated from the coding sequence ATGAAAGATCTGGTATCCATTATTACGCCGTCATACAATTCCGCAGAATTTATTGAGGAGACAATACAGTCCGTGCTAAACCAGACCTATGAACACTGGGAATGGCTGATTACAGACGACCTTTCCAGGGATCAAACTGTAGAAATTCTGAGGAAATACAATGATCCGAGAATCAAATTACAGGTCCTGGAGCAGAACGGGGGCGCAGGGAATGCCAGAAACAAAAGTTTGGAAAGAGCACAGGGAAGATATATTGCTTTCCTGGATTCAGATGATTACTGGTATCCGGAATATCTGCAGACTATGACGGCTTATATGAAAGAAAATGGTGCTGAACTGGTGTACTGTAATTATTCAAGATGCGACGAGCATACCATGCAGCCTATATTAAAAGATTTTCTGGCGGATAAAATTGTAACCTTTTCTAATCTGCTTAAAACCTGCAGGCTGGCGCCGGTCTCAACAGTCTACGATACGAAAAGGGTCGGGAAATTTTTCTTTCCGGTAAAAAGCAAGCGTGAAGACCATGTAATGTGGCTGAATTTACTGAAAGAAATACCGGAAGGATATCCTGTGCAGAAAACCATGGCCAAATACAGGATGCGTGAAAACAGTGTCTCCAGGAATAAGAAAAATATCATTAAAGACCAGTATCTTGTTTATAAGGATTTTATGGGGTTTTCTACTGTAACATCATTATACTATACCGCTAACTGGGCATTGAACGGATTTCTAAAATATTCTAAAATTTTCAACTGA
- the leuS gene encoding leucine--tRNA ligase encodes MFYDHQQIEKKWQKYWEDNHTYKTSDQTDKPKFYVLDMFPYPSGAGLHVGHPLGYIASDIYARYKRHQGFNVLHPVGYDSFGLPAEQYAIQTGQHPAVTTEQNITRYEEQLRKIGFSFDWSRELRTSDASYYKWTQWIFIELFHSWYNKDTDKAEPISTLISHFESKGTEGVNANQNEELHFKAEEWNAASEIDKEDILLNYRLAYRAETTVNWCPALGTVLANDEVKDGKSERGGFPVFQKKMMQWSMRISAYSERLLQGLKTLDWPQPLKDSQEYWIGKSQGAQVRFEVEGLASTKDGEDGSEPAAINYIEVFTTRPDTIFGATFMVLAPEHPLVETITTAEQKAEVNEYIEETSKKTERDRMSDVKNVSGAFTGAYAANPFSNKSMPVYISDYVLMGYGTGAVMAVPAHDERDHRFAKKFNLEITKVVETDEDIQEKSFDSKTSTCVNSDFLNGLSYEEAKLMSIATIEKKGIGHGTTNYRQRDAIFSRQRYWGEPVPVYYKDGMPYTLPVSALPLELPEVEKYLPTEDGDPPLGNAKTFAWDETNRKVVDTDLIDGKTVFPLELSTMPGWAGSSWYFLRYMDAHNDHVFVKKETADYWGQVDLYIGGSEHATGHLLYSRFWNMFLKDREYINNDEPFQKLINQGMILGMSAFVYRVTGTNQYVSKNLAKEYQTQQIHVDVSLLKGASDELDTEAFKAWRPDYAAAEFILEDGKYITGREVEKMSKSKYNVVNPDDICEEYGADGLRLYEMFLGPLEQSKPWNTQGLSGVYGFLKKFWNLYFNGEVFEVSEAEPTKAEYKVLHTLIKKVVHDIENFSFNTSVSSFMIAVNELQKIKCNKRNILEPLAVIISPYAPHICEELWNLLGHKESVEFEKFPVLDEAYLVEDEIEYPVSINGKTKFKLSLPAPFSAKEVEAAVLSDERILQIMEGKAPKKIIVVPHRIVNIVI; translated from the coding sequence GTGTTTTACGATCATCAGCAGATAGAAAAAAAGTGGCAGAAATATTGGGAGGATAACCATACCTATAAAACTTCTGATCAGACAGATAAACCTAAATTTTATGTTCTCGATATGTTTCCGTATCCGTCCGGGGCAGGCCTCCACGTGGGCCATCCGCTGGGATATATTGCATCTGATATTTATGCGCGGTATAAAAGACATCAGGGGTTCAATGTTCTGCATCCGGTAGGGTATGACAGTTTCGGGCTTCCTGCTGAACAGTATGCGATCCAGACCGGGCAGCATCCTGCAGTTACAACGGAACAGAATATCACGAGATACGAAGAGCAGCTGAGAAAGATCGGTTTTTCTTTCGACTGGAGCAGGGAGCTGAGAACTTCAGACGCCTCTTATTATAAATGGACACAGTGGATCTTCATTGAACTTTTTCATTCATGGTACAACAAAGATACGGATAAGGCAGAGCCTATATCCACTCTGATCAGTCATTTTGAATCAAAAGGGACGGAAGGAGTCAATGCCAATCAAAACGAAGAACTGCACTTTAAAGCAGAAGAATGGAATGCCGCTTCTGAAATTGATAAAGAAGATATCTTATTGAATTATCGTCTCGCCTACAGGGCGGAAACAACCGTAAACTGGTGCCCTGCTTTGGGAACCGTGCTGGCCAATGATGAGGTGAAAGACGGAAAATCCGAAAGAGGAGGTTTCCCGGTCTTCCAGAAAAAAATGATGCAGTGGAGCATGCGGATTTCCGCTTACTCTGAAAGATTGCTGCAGGGCCTTAAAACATTGGACTGGCCGCAGCCGTTAAAAGATTCCCAGGAATACTGGATCGGGAAATCCCAGGGTGCACAGGTGAGATTTGAAGTTGAAGGACTGGCATCAACCAAAGACGGTGAAGACGGCTCTGAGCCTGCAGCCATTAATTATATAGAAGTATTTACCACCAGGCCCGATACTATTTTCGGTGCTACCTTTATGGTGCTGGCCCCGGAACATCCTTTGGTGGAAACCATTACCACAGCAGAACAGAAAGCTGAGGTAAATGAGTATATTGAAGAAACTTCCAAAAAAACGGAAAGAGACAGGATGTCTGATGTGAAAAATGTTTCAGGTGCCTTCACGGGAGCTTATGCTGCCAATCCGTTCAGCAACAAAAGCATGCCGGTTTATATCTCGGATTATGTTTTAATGGGTTACGGAACAGGAGCTGTAATGGCAGTTCCCGCACATGATGAGCGTGACCACCGGTTTGCAAAAAAATTCAATCTGGAAATTACGAAAGTGGTTGAGACGGATGAAGATATTCAGGAAAAATCCTTTGATTCCAAAACCAGTACCTGTGTCAATTCTGATTTTCTGAATGGATTGAGCTATGAAGAGGCAAAACTGATGAGTATTGCAACCATTGAGAAAAAAGGAATCGGTCACGGAACCACAAATTACAGGCAGCGTGATGCCATTTTCTCAAGACAGCGGTATTGGGGTGAGCCTGTTCCTGTTTACTATAAAGATGGGATGCCGTACACATTGCCGGTTTCAGCACTGCCGCTGGAACTTCCGGAAGTTGAAAAATACTTACCGACGGAAGACGGAGATCCGCCATTGGGAAATGCAAAAACATTTGCCTGGGATGAAACAAACCGGAAAGTAGTCGATACCGATTTGATTGACGGAAAAACGGTGTTCCCGCTGGAACTGTCTACCATGCCCGGATGGGCAGGAAGCTCATGGTATTTCCTGAGATATATGGATGCCCATAATGATCATGTCTTTGTTAAAAAAGAAACCGCCGATTACTGGGGGCAGGTAGATTTATACATCGGGGGAAGCGAACATGCCACCGGCCATTTACTGTATTCCCGTTTCTGGAATATGTTTTTAAAGGACAGAGAATATATCAATAATGACGAGCCTTTTCAGAAGCTGATCAACCAGGGGATGATTTTGGGTATGAGTGCTTTTGTCTATAGAGTTACCGGTACAAATCAATACGTATCTAAAAATTTAGCAAAAGAATATCAGACCCAGCAAATCCATGTTGACGTATCCTTGTTGAAAGGAGCTTCAGATGAACTGGATACGGAAGCTTTTAAAGCCTGGAGGCCGGATTATGCAGCGGCAGAATTTATTCTGGAGGACGGAAAATACATCACAGGTCGCGAAGTCGAAAAAATGTCCAAGTCGAAATACAATGTGGTCAATCCGGATGACATCTGTGAAGAATACGGAGCGGACGGTTTAAGGCTGTATGAAATGTTCTTAGGGCCTTTGGAACAATCCAAGCCTTGGAATACACAGGGCTTAAGCGGCGTATACGGATTTCTGAAGAAATTCTGGAACTTATATTTTAATGGTGAGGTTTTTGAGGTATCAGAGGCGGAACCGACGAAGGCGGAATATAAAGTCCTGCATACCCTGATAAAGAAGGTAGTGCATGATATCGAAAACTTCTCTTTTAACACTTCCGTATCGTCTTTTATGATTGCTGTAAATGAACTTCAAAAAATAAAATGCAATAAGCGCAATATTTTGGAGCCTTTAGCCGTTATCATTTCGCCGTATGCACCGCACATTTGTGAAGAGCTATGGAATTTACTCGGCCATAAGGAATCTGTTGAGTTTGAAAAGTTCCCGGTTTTGGACGAAGCTTATCTCGTAGAAGATGAAATAGAGTATCCGGTGAGCATAAACGGCAAAACAAAGTTCAAGTTATCGCTTCCGGCACCGTTTTCGGCTAAAGAAGTAGAGGCTGCAGTGCTTAGCGATGAGAGGATCCTGCAGATTATGGAAGGTAAAGCACCGAAAAAAATTATTGTTGTACCACACAGAATCGTCAATATCGTAATTTAA